Genomic segment of Terriglobia bacterium:
GGTGGGCATCCTTGATCACGGGCACAATCAGTCCCGTATCGAGGGCGACTGCAATGCCTACATTGATTGTCTTTTTGAAGATGATTTTGTCGCCGGACACCGAGCAATTCAGGATCGGAAATTCGCGTACGGTATCCACGAGCGCCTTGACGAAGAATGGCGTGAAGCTCAGTTTGAATCCCACGCGCGCTTCGAACTCATCTTTGTGCGTTTCGCGCACCTGTACTATCGAAGTCATGTCGACCTCGAAGACTGTCTGCACGTGCGCTGAAGTCCGCCGGCTGAGGACCATGTGATCCGCAATCGCTTTGCGCATGGGGGTCATTGTGACCGTTTCGGTCTCGCCATAAGACTTGGGAACTTCGATCAGCGCTGCCGGTTCGGGCACTCCTTGCTGCGGTGCAGTAGTTTCGGCAGTGGCCGGCCCTGCGGGTGCGACGGCCGGTATGCTTTCGGGCACTCTTGGAGTGAAAGCAGCAGGAAGGGGAGGAACCACAGCGCGCGGCTCCTCGGTCCGGAGCGCGGCCGCCGGCGGCCGCGGCGCAGTGCGCGGTACCTTTTTACCGGCCCGCTCAAGATGGCTGAAAACATCTTCCTTTGTGATTCGTCCCGACAGGCCTGTCCCTTCGATCTCCGACAATTCAACGTCGTAGTCCCGGGCAATCCGGCGCACGAGAGGAGAGGTGTGGATGAACGGCAAAGGTTCCGTGGCGATCGCCGGCTGTGGTGCGACCTCCGGTACCTCGCTCGGCGCGGGCTCAACCTCGACGGCAGGCGCTGCTTCTTCGACGGGAGCCGCCTCGGGTTCTGCCGCCACAACAGGCGCCTGCTGTTCAACGGCAATCAATCGCGCTTCTGCTTCGGGCGCGTGTTCTCCGGCCGGTGACGCCTCTTGGGGAGATACGATCGCCTCACTTGCCTGTTCCGGCACAGGCTCGACGACGGGCTCGGTGACTGCGGGCGTCTCCATGACAGCGGTCTTTGCTTCCTCAATAATCGCGACCACGCCACCGATCTTGACGATCTGACCCTCCGGAACAACTATCTCGCTCAAGACGCCATTTGCCGGGGATGGGATCTCGGAATCGACCTTATCCGTCGACACTTCAAAGAGAGGTTCATCTCTGGCAACCTGGTCGCCGACCTTCTTTAACCACTTCGTGAGAGTCCCCTCGAAGATGGATTCCCCCATTTGCGGCATAATCACATTGGTCAACATGAATCCCCCGCATGCTATGGAATCAGGTTCGTGAAATTCGGGTTCATTGCGGCAAGGTCCTTTTCAGACGCCGGAACCATCTGCCGTCCAAAAACCTGCCCGAAATGCACCGTCAGCCTGTCCTCGACTGCCGGCAGGTCCACTTCCCGTCCGAGAATTGCCCGCATCGAAGTGACCTGTTTGCCCTGCAGACCGCAGGGAACAATCAGGTCGTAAAAAGAAAGGTCCGTGTTCACGTTTAATGCGAAACCGTGCCTGGTCACCCAGCGGCTGATATGGACGCCCATGGCGCAGATCTTACCCGAATCCGTCCAGACGCCGGTCAGCTTCTCCTCCCGGCGCGCCACGATGCCGTACTCGGCCAGGGTGCGGATCATCGTTTCTTCGAGATTCCGCATATAGCGGTGCACATCCTGTTCGTGGCGCTCCAGCTTCAGGAGCGGGTATCCGACGACTTGGCCGGGGCCGTGGAAGGTGATGTCACCGCCACGATCCACGTGATAGCGGCTCACGCCCCTTGCCTTCAATGTCTCTTCCGCGACCACCAGGTTGTGCCAGTCGCCGTTGCGCCCGAGCGTGATAACCGGAGGATGTTCCAGAAGCAGTAGAACGTCCGGCGCAAATCCCTCTTTTTTGAGTGCGCAGATCTTCATCTGCAACGCGAGCGCACGCGCATATTCCACGCGCTCCTGGAAGAGGACGGCGTAGCAGGTTTTGTCGGCTCCGCTCACCAAAGCGCTCAAAAGTGGATCGCTGCCCCGTAGATCGCCTCTGCCGCTTCCATAACGGCTTCGGAGACCGTGGGATGGGCGTGGATCAGGTGGGACAGGTCCTCGGCTGTGGCCTCTAGGCCCAGCGCGGCCGTCCCTTCCGCGATGAGTTCGGTAACATGCGGCCCAATCATGTGGACGCCAAGAATCTGATTGTACTTCCTGTCGCAGACCAGCTTCACAAAGCCGTCATTTTCGCTGAGAATCGAGGCTTTCCCGATAGCCGCAAAGGGAAATCTGCTCGTTACCACATCGTAACCCCGGTCACGCGCATCGTGCTCGGTCAGCCCTACGCTGGCCACCTCGGGATGGCAGAAGGTGCAGTTCGGGACCTGGTCGTAATTGATGGCAACAGTGTTTTCACCGGCCAGATGGCGCATGAGGAGCATTCCCTGATGAGAAGCAAGGTGAGCCAATTGCTGTGTCGGCACCACATCCCCAATGGCGAACACGCCCGGCACGTTCGTCTCCATATGAGCACCGACCGGGATGCGCCCATTTATGGTGGCCACGCCCAAGGTTTCAAGGCCGATTCCCTCGGTCACCGGCCTGCGTCCCACGGCGATCAGAGCCCTTTCTGCCGCAATCGTCTGCGCTTCACCGCCTGAAACCGTCACCGTGGCAACGACCTTGCCATCCTGCACGGCCATGTTTTCCAGACGCGAGCCGGTCAACACCTTGATTCTCCTCTTGGACAGCAGCTTATGCAACTCCCCGGAAATCTCCGCGTCCTCCAGCGGCAGGATGCGGGGGAGCATCTCGACGATCGTGACGTCGGAACCGAAGCGCCCGAACAACGAGGCAAACTCGATCCCGACCGCACCCGCACCCACCACAAGCAATGACTTGGGAACACTGCCGATATCCAGTATTTCCTTATTCGTCAAGATCGCGTGCCCATCCAACTCCAGACCGGGAAGGAGCATCGCTTCGGAACCGGTGGCAATCACGATATTTCGGGCTTTCACCTCGGCAGGAGTTGCGCCCTCAACCTGTACGGTTCCAGGCGCGGTTATGGTTCCCCTGCCTTGGAAGGTCGTTATTCGGTTCTTCTTCATCAGGAAAGCCGTTCCCATTGCCAGCTTCTTGACAATCTTGTCCTTGCGCGCCACGGCCAGGCGGAAGTCGAGCTTTATGTCCTTGCACAGGATGCCGAATTCCCTGCCCTTGAGCGTTTTGTCATAGAGCTCGGCGCTGTAAAGCAGCGATTTGGTCGGGATGCATCCCCAGTGCAGGCAGGTGCCGCCGAACTTCGCATATTTTTCGATGAGGGCGACTTTCAGCCCGAGTTGGCTCCCCTTGATGGCCGCCACGTATCCACCCGGTCCGCTTCCGATGACAGCCACATCAAAAGTGATGGATTCAGTATTCAAGTATCACCTTCTATGAATTCATGTTTAAAGAGTTACGGGCGCTCTCACGCCCGACAACGGAGTCCGATACTATCACCCGTACCGCGCTATTTCAAAAAAATATCACCATGAAGCGGGCGCAATCAAAGCAATGTCGGCCACGGATTTTGCTTTTGTTTTTGAGGTAAGGCATAATCCCGTCGCATGGCCGAAGATATCTACGAGGAAATCGTCCAAATCCGTCGCCAGGGGCTTCGGGCTGCACTGGCAACCGTCATCGTGCGCAAGGGTTCCACCCCCCGCAGGGATGCTGCCAAAATGCTGATCTACGAAGACGGCCGGCGCACGGGAAGCATCGGGGGCGGATGCACGGAAGCGGAGGTCTGTCGTGAAGCCCTGGCGGCTATGAGGTGCGGGAAGCCACAAGTGCTGAAATTTGATCTGACCGGCGACGATGCGGAAGACGGCGGCATGATTTGCGGCGGAAGCATGGAGGTGTATGTGGAACCGATCCTTCCCGATCCAACCCTCGTCATTTTCGGGGCGGGTCACGTGGGCCAGCGTTTGGCGGAGATTGCGAAAACCATCGGGTTCCGCATCGTAGTGGTCGATGACCGTATTAAATACGCCAATCGCGAGCGATTTCCCTATGCCGAAGCCCTGCATGTGGATGGCTGGGAAGAGGCGTTCCGCCGGCTGCCCGTGAACGAGTCGTCATATCTGCTGATCGTGACCCGCGGCCACCAGTACGACCTGGCCTGCCTCCGCTACGCCCTTAAGTCGCCGGCAAAATACATTGGCCTGATGGGAAGTGCGCGAAAGGTCAAACTTTTCTTTGACGCGCTCGAAAAAGAGGGAATCGCCCCGGAGCAGTTCGCGCGTGTCAATTCCCCTGTGGGAATCGACATCGGGTCGGAAACGCCCGAGGAGATCGCCGTCAGCATTGCCGCCCAGTTGATCGCCGTCCGCAAGAAAAAACCTTAAACGCGAAAAGCGAAAGATCGGCGCAGGGGAAACGGAGGGGAGCAGAGAGTTCGGAATTGAGCCTGTCAAAGATCCGCGTCCTCTGCGT
This window contains:
- the lpdA gene encoding dihydrolipoyl dehydrogenase, with protein sequence MNTESITFDVAVIGSGPGGYVAAIKGSQLGLKVALIEKYAKFGGTCLHWGCIPTKSLLYSAELYDKTLKGREFGILCKDIKLDFRLAVARKDKIVKKLAMGTAFLMKKNRITTFQGRGTITAPGTVQVEGATPAEVKARNIVIATGSEAMLLPGLELDGHAILTNKEILDIGSVPKSLLVVGAGAVGIEFASLFGRFGSDVTIVEMLPRILPLEDAEISGELHKLLSKRRIKVLTGSRLENMAVQDGKVVATVTVSGGEAQTIAAERALIAVGRRPVTEGIGLETLGVATINGRIPVGAHMETNVPGVFAIGDVVPTQQLAHLASHQGMLLMRHLAGENTVAINYDQVPNCTFCHPEVASVGLTEHDARDRGYDVVTSRFPFAAIGKASILSENDGFVKLVCDRKYNQILGVHMIGPHVTELIAEGTAALGLEATAEDLSHLIHAHPTVSEAVMEAAEAIYGAAIHF
- the lipB gene encoding lipoyl(octanoyl) transferase LipB yields the protein MKICALKKEGFAPDVLLLLEHPPVITLGRNGDWHNLVVAEETLKARGVSRYHVDRGGDITFHGPGQVVGYPLLKLERHEQDVHRYMRNLEETMIRTLAEYGIVARREEKLTGVWTDSGKICAMGVHISRWVTRHGFALNVNTDLSFYDLIVPCGLQGKQVTSMRAILGREVDLPAVEDRLTVHFGQVFGRQMVPASEKDLAAMNPNFTNLIP
- a CDS encoding XdhC/CoxI family protein, whose protein sequence is MAEDIYEEIVQIRRQGLRAALATVIVRKGSTPRRDAAKMLIYEDGRRTGSIGGGCTEAEVCREALAAMRCGKPQVLKFDLTGDDAEDGGMICGGSMEVYVEPILPDPTLVIFGAGHVGQRLAEIAKTIGFRIVVVDDRIKYANRERFPYAEALHVDGWEEAFRRLPVNESSYLLIVTRGHQYDLACLRYALKSPAKYIGLMGSARKVKLFFDALEKEGIAPEQFARVNSPVGIDIGSETPEEIAVSIAAQLIAVRKKKP
- a CDS encoding 2-oxo acid dehydrogenase subunit E2, yielding MLTNVIMPQMGESIFEGTLTKWLKKVGDQVARDEPLFEVSTDKVDSEIPSPANGVLSEIVVPEGQIVKIGGVVAIIEEAKTAVMETPAVTEPVVEPVPEQASEAIVSPQEASPAGEHAPEAEARLIAVEQQAPVVAAEPEAAPVEEAAPAVEVEPAPSEVPEVAPQPAIATEPLPFIHTSPLVRRIARDYDVELSEIEGTGLSGRITKEDVFSHLERAGKKVPRTAPRPPAAALRTEEPRAVVPPLPAAFTPRVPESIPAVAPAGPATAETTAPQQGVPEPAALIEVPKSYGETETVTMTPMRKAIADHMVLSRRTSAHVQTVFEVDMTSIVQVRETHKDEFEARVGFKLSFTPFFVKALVDTVREFPILNCSVSGDKIIFKKTINVGIAVALDTGLIVPVIKDAHLKSFTGLALAIRDLAERARARKLKPEEVQQGTITITNPGIYGSLFGTPIINQPQVAILGVGSLEKRPVIINDAIAIRTMVYLALSFDHRVIDGAVADQCMAALKSRLQSWTQWVE